The Desulfonatronum sp. SC1 DNA segment TGTTCCGTCCGCCTTGGCGATGGCGGCTGTTTTTCAAGCAGATGGAGTTCATCGGCGTGAACTCGGTATTCGTAGTCGCCCTGACCTCGCTGTTCACCGGCATGGTCCTGGCCCTGCAAACCTACTACGCCTTCCGGATGTTTTCCGCCGAAACCCTGGTCGGAGCCACCGTCGCTCTGTCCATGACCCGTGAACTGGGGCCGGTGATCACGGCCTTGATGGTCACGGGGCGGGCCGGATCGGCCATCGCCGCGGAGATCGGCACGATGCGGGTCACGGAACAGGTGGACGCCTTGTCCGTGATGGCCATCAACCCGGTCCAATATCTGGTCCTGCCGCGGATCATGGCCGGAGTGATCATGCTTCCTCTGCTCACCGCCTTGTCCGACTTCATCGGCGTAGTGGGCGGATACCTCGTAGGGGTCAAGCTGCTGGGCATCCACGGCGGGATCTTCATGAACAAGATATACGAGTACGTGGAGCTCAGCGACATTTACAACGGATTGATCAAGGCGGCCTGCTTCGGTTTGATTCTCACCTTGGTGGGATGCTACAAAGGCTTTTACACCAGGGGCGGTGCCGAGGGCGTGGGCCGGGCCACCACCCAGTCCGTGGTTCTCTCCTCCGTGCTGATTCTGACCTTTGACTATGTGCTCACCGCCCTGATGATGTAGGATGGCGATGGAGCATGGCTATAAACCGACATGACCGCTGAATCGATCATTGAACTGCGCCAAGTGCATAAAAGCTTCGGCCAGGAGCACGTCCTGCGCGGTCTGGATCTGGCCGTGCCCAGGGACTCTGTCAGCGTGATCATCGGTCGCAGCGGAGGCGGAAAAAGCGTCCTGCTCAAGCACATCATCGGCCTGATACGCCCGGACCAGGGCCAGGTCATCATCGACGGCCAGGACATCGCCCGAATGAGCGAACGGAAGATGGCCCCGATCCGTCGCAAGTTCGGCATGCTCTTCCAGGAATCAGCCTTGTTCGACTCCATGAACGTGGAAGATAACGTGGCGTTTCCGCTTCTGGAGCACACCAGTAAAAGCCGCCGGGAAGTTCTGGACATTGTGGCGGAAAAGCTCGCGGCAGTGGGCTTGAAGGACAAGGGACACAAGCTCCCGTCGGAACTCTCCGGCGGGATGCGCAAGCGGGTCGGGCTGGCCCGAGCCCTGGCCCTGGATCCGAAAATCGTCCTTTTCGACGAGCCCACATCCGGGTTGGACCCGGTGATGGCAGCGGCTATCAATGAACTGATCGTGCGTACCCAATCCGAGTTCAAGGCCACCTGCGTGGTCATCAGCCACGACATCCCGGCGGCCATGAGCACCGGACACAAGCTGTTCATGCTCTTTGACGGACGGATCATCGCCCAGGGCACGCCGGACCAGATCCGGGACTGGGACGACGAGGTGGTCCAGCAATTTATTCATGGTCGGGCGCAAGGTCCGATCAAAGTCGTTTAATATCTTCCATGGAGCAAAGATCGTGAGATCCGGAGCAGAAATCAAGGTAGGCGTCTTCGTCCTGATCGCCCTCGCGGCCTTGGCCTACATGACCCTGAAGGTGGGTACCGGCGTATTCGTGCCCAGGGAAAGCTACGAGGTGGACGTCTTTTTCGATAACGTCTCCGGATTGAAAACCAACTCCCCGGTGGAAATCGCCGGCATTGAGGTCGGTTTGGTCCAAGCCGTCGTTCTGGACGAAAACCGAGCCCGGGTGACCCTCCAGTTACTGCCCAACGTCCAGATCCGCTCCGACGCCGTGGCCACTATCCGCACCCGAGGGGTGTTGGGCGACAAGTTCATCGAGATTTCTCCCGGCAGTGATCCGTTTCCCCGGGTTGAAGCCGGAGAACGGATCGCTCGGGGCGACACCCCGGCGGACCTGGACCAGTTGTTCACCAAGGTCGGCGAAATCGCCGACGACATCCGCGTCGTGGCCCGCAGCGCGGCCAACGTTTTCGGCGGAGAGCAAGGCGAGCAAGACTTGCGCTTGGCCTTTCAAAGCCTGCGTGACGCCGCCATGGGCCTGAACGAAATGGTCCAGGCCAACGCCGAAAGCGTTGAGTTCATCGTGCGCAATTTCCGGGAATTCTCCACGGACCTGCGGGATATCGCCGGGACGAACAAGGAAGGCATCGACCGGATCGTGGCCAACCTGGAAGTCGCCTCCGGCCAGCTCAAGACCACTCTGGAACAGGCCGGAGGAGTGCTGGCTCGCCTGGAATCCGGCGAAGGCCCGCTGGCCAAGCTGATCAACGACCCGGAAATGGGTCATGACCTGCGGGAGACCGTTGCTTCCCTGGAAAGCGTCTCCCGAAAAATCGACGAAGGCCAAGGCACCCTGGGCAAGCTGATCAACGAGGACACCACGGCCCAGGAACTGGACAAGGCCCTGGAAGGCCTGAACAGAATCCTCACCAAGCAGGACCAGTTCCGGACCTCCGTGGACTTCACCAGCGAGTACCTGGCCCGCCACGGGGAGACCAAATCCGCCCTGACCCTGCGCCTGCAACCGGCGGAGGACAAGTACTACCTGCTCTCCGTGGTGGACAATCCCCGCGGCCGCCGGGAAAAGACCGAAACCTTCACCGAACGCTGGGTGAACGGCGAGCGGACCACGATCCGGGAAATCGAAGACAAGTACCGCCAGAGCAAGATCACCTTTTCCGCCCAACTGGCCAAACGCTGGGACAACCTGGTGCTGCGCGGCGGCCTGATCGAGAGCACCGGCGGCGTGGGTCTGGAATACTACCTCTGGGACGACCGGGTGCAACTGCTTTTCGAAGCCTTTGATTTCGATCCGGACGACAACCCGCACCTCAAGGCCGGCGCCAAGCTTTACTTCCTGCGCAACTTTTACGCCAGCCTGGGCATGGACGACTTCATCCGCTCGGACCGCCGCTCCTTCTACGCCGGGCTTGGATTCTACTTCACGGACGAAGACCTGAAATACCTGCTCACCAGCGTTCCGGTGCCTGGAAA contains these protein-coding regions:
- a CDS encoding ABC transporter permease; the encoded protein is MTQLISSLGTVALNISRETGRMMMLLLEAVGWLFRPPWRWRLFFKQMEFIGVNSVFVVALTSLFTGMVLALQTYYAFRMFSAETLVGATVALSMTRELGPVITALMVTGRAGSAIAAEIGTMRVTEQVDALSVMAINPVQYLVLPRIMAGVIMLPLLTALSDFIGVVGGYLVGVKLLGIHGGIFMNKIYEYVELSDIYNGLIKAACFGLILTLVGCYKGFYTRGGAEGVGRATTQSVVLSSVLILTFDYVLTALMM
- a CDS encoding MlaD family protein, which codes for MRSGAEIKVGVFVLIALAALAYMTLKVGTGVFVPRESYEVDVFFDNVSGLKTNSPVEIAGIEVGLVQAVVLDENRARVTLQLLPNVQIRSDAVATIRTRGVLGDKFIEISPGSDPFPRVEAGERIARGDTPADLDQLFTKVGEIADDIRVVARSAANVFGGEQGEQDLRLAFQSLRDAAMGLNEMVQANAESVEFIVRNFREFSTDLRDIAGTNKEGIDRIVANLEVASGQLKTTLEQAGGVLARLESGEGPLAKLINDPEMGHDLRETVASLESVSRKIDEGQGTLGKLINEDTTAQELDKALEGLNRILTKQDQFRTSVDFTSEYLARHGETKSALTLRLQPAEDKYYLLSVVDNPRGRREKTETFTERWVNGERTTIREIEDKYRQSKITFSAQLAKRWDNLVLRGGLIESTGGVGLEYYLWDDRVQLLFEAFDFDPDDNPHLKAGAKLYFLRNFYASLGMDDFIRSDRRSFYAGLGFYFTDEDLKYLLTSVPVPGN
- a CDS encoding ABC transporter ATP-binding protein, yielding MTAESIIELRQVHKSFGQEHVLRGLDLAVPRDSVSVIIGRSGGGKSVLLKHIIGLIRPDQGQVIIDGQDIARMSERKMAPIRRKFGMLFQESALFDSMNVEDNVAFPLLEHTSKSRREVLDIVAEKLAAVGLKDKGHKLPSELSGGMRKRVGLARALALDPKIVLFDEPTSGLDPVMAAAINELIVRTQSEFKATCVVISHDIPAAMSTGHKLFMLFDGRIIAQGTPDQIRDWDDEVVQQFIHGRAQGPIKVV